One window of Botrimarina mediterranea genomic DNA carries:
- a CDS encoding anthranilate synthase component I family protein — protein sequence MPTADTLAPSDAMTPLVVELDRSLRPEDAFVALAGLPHAVFFDSAMRMPVLGRYSYVTADPFDWLTIPSDGRAAIDSLFDRLNRYRSATVEGLPPWQGGAAGVVGYEVGRSLERLPRPRWDEFQHPALAMGFYDFVVAFDHAEGRAWAISTGLPACGDDRQRRAEWRMQQVLDGLAKGSPPQAFEHCQPVSQEDLAPSFATPYGVGVASNFSRGGYLAAVDRVLEHLRAGDAFQVNLSQRLLLPDPGDPVEMYLRLRERNPAPFGGYVDGGPWQVASASPERFLQVAGRCVETRPIKGTRPLGVAAGAELLASEKDRAENVMIVDLLRNDLSRVCKDDSVAVPTLFGLEPYAHVQHLVSVVTGRLRDECGVADLLEATLPGGSITGAPKVRAQEIIATLEPTARGAYCGAIAWIGFPDAAGRQAMDSSVLIRTLTRSRGWVQAPVGGGVVVQSDPAAEYEETWHKAAGLVDAVAP from the coding sequence ATGCCGACCGCCGATACGCTCGCCCCATCGGACGCGATGACGCCGCTGGTGGTCGAACTCGACCGTTCGTTGCGCCCGGAGGACGCGTTTGTCGCGCTCGCCGGCTTGCCCCACGCCGTCTTCTTCGACAGCGCGATGCGGATGCCTGTTCTCGGGCGTTACTCTTACGTTACGGCCGACCCGTTCGATTGGCTCACGATCCCGTCCGATGGCCGCGCCGCAATCGACTCGCTATTCGATCGCCTGAATCGCTACCGCTCCGCGACCGTCGAAGGCTTACCGCCCTGGCAGGGGGGCGCCGCCGGTGTTGTCGGCTATGAGGTAGGCCGAAGCCTCGAGCGTTTGCCACGCCCTCGTTGGGACGAGTTTCAGCACCCGGCGCTGGCAATGGGCTTCTATGACTTCGTGGTCGCCTTCGATCATGCGGAGGGTCGTGCGTGGGCGATATCGACGGGACTCCCGGCCTGTGGCGACGATCGCCAACGTCGCGCGGAATGGCGAATGCAGCAGGTCCTCGACGGCTTGGCGAAGGGTTCGCCGCCGCAAGCGTTCGAGCACTGCCAGCCGGTCTCGCAGGAAGACCTTGCGCCGTCGTTCGCCACACCCTACGGCGTAGGCGTGGCAAGCAACTTTTCACGTGGCGGTTATCTCGCCGCGGTGGATCGTGTCCTTGAGCATCTTCGGGCCGGTGACGCCTTTCAGGTCAATCTTTCGCAAAGGCTGCTGCTGCCCGACCCTGGCGACCCTGTCGAGATGTACCTGCGGCTGCGTGAACGCAATCCGGCGCCCTTTGGCGGTTACGTCGATGGTGGCCCTTGGCAGGTCGCCAGCGCTTCGCCCGAGCGGTTCTTGCAAGTGGCCGGTCGCTGTGTTGAGACACGGCCGATCAAAGGGACTCGCCCGCTCGGCGTCGCGGCCGGCGCCGAGTTGCTTGCCAGCGAGAAGGACCGTGCGGAGAACGTGATGATCGTTGATCTGTTGCGGAACGATCTCTCACGGGTCTGCAAGGATGACTCGGTCGCCGTACCAACGCTGTTTGGGCTAGAGCCTTACGCCCATGTGCAGCACCTCGTGTCGGTTGTGACGGGTCGCTTGCGGGATGAGTGTGGCGTGGCTGATCTGCTTGAAGCGACGCTGCCGGGCGGTTCGATCACGGGCGCGCCGAAGGTTCGCGCTCAGGAGATCATCGCCACGCTAGAGCCCACCGCGCGAGGCGCGTACTGCGGGGCGATTGCATGGATCGGGTTCCCCGACGCGGCCGGCAGACAGGCGATGGACAGTAGCGTGTTGATACGGACGCTGACGCGCTCGCGCGGTTGGGTCCAGGCCCCGGTGGGCGGGGGCGTCGTCGTACAGTCGGACCCCGCGGCGGAGTACGAAGAGACTTGGCACAAGGCGGCGGGTCTTGTGGACGCGGTGGCGCCATGA
- a CDS encoding sulfite exporter TauE/SafE family protein, with product MTAMLLTVLSASLLGSLHCAGMCGPFCAIAVSGGRSRGAAALLHTAYHGGRLVTYMVVGAAAGAAGALLDLASTLAGLQPIALALAGGVMVLFGLAEIARLRKWKIGLAKFGHWRPPAAWVRLVQRGQRFAARQAALPRAMVIGLLTTLLPCGWLYAFVVTAAGSGGPIQGALVMATFWVGTLPVLLSLGVGVRQLAGVLGERLPIATAAALVAVGCVTLSGRMTLSAENLAQQVAVESSSGATPDPSVLPPCCRAALEAKK from the coding sequence ATGACAGCGATGCTGCTGACGGTCCTGTCGGCGAGCCTGCTTGGGTCGTTGCACTGCGCGGGGATGTGCGGCCCGTTTTGCGCGATCGCCGTGAGCGGCGGTCGCTCGCGCGGCGCCGCGGCGCTGCTGCACACGGCCTACCACGGCGGGCGACTGGTGACGTACATGGTAGTCGGCGCCGCGGCAGGAGCCGCCGGCGCGTTGCTGGATTTGGCTTCGACCCTGGCGGGACTGCAGCCGATCGCTCTGGCGCTCGCAGGCGGCGTGATGGTGCTCTTCGGACTGGCGGAGATCGCTCGACTTCGGAAATGGAAGATTGGCTTGGCGAAATTCGGGCATTGGCGTCCCCCCGCGGCGTGGGTCCGGCTCGTGCAGCGTGGACAGCGCTTCGCCGCTCGGCAAGCCGCCCTGCCCCGCGCGATGGTAATTGGCCTCCTTACCACGCTGCTGCCGTGCGGATGGCTCTATGCCTTTGTCGTGACCGCCGCTGGATCAGGGGGACCAATTCAGGGGGCGTTGGTGATGGCGACCTTCTGGGTCGGCACGCTGCCGGTGTTGCTTTCGCTGGGGGTCGGCGTCCGTCAACTCGCTGGTGTGTTGGGCGAACGACTACCGATCGCCACCGCCGCGGCGCTGGTGGCTGTTGGCTGTGTGACGCTGAGCGGGCGGATGACGCTTTCGGCCGAGAACTTGGCTCAACAAGTCGCTGTCGAATCGTCATCTGGCGCTACGCCCGATCCAAGCGTGCTCCCGCCTTGCTGTCGCGCGGCGTTGGAGGCCAAGAAGTGA
- the ccoS gene encoding cbb3-type cytochrome oxidase assembly protein CcoS: MSVVFVMVPIALVLAAVAVTAFIWAARDGQFDDTETPAHRMLFDDQETKRGR, translated from the coding sequence ATGTCCGTCGTCTTCGTTATGGTGCCGATCGCGCTGGTCCTCGCCGCCGTCGCGGTGACGGCGTTCATCTGGGCGGCGCGTGACGGGCAGTTCGACGACACCGAAACGCCCGCCCACCGGATGCTGTTCGATGATCAGGAAACGAAGAGAGGGCGTTAG
- a CDS encoding heavy metal translocating P-type ATPase produces the protein MNAVLDATDNETRSKSARRGCHHCGLPVPEALFIADATEQFCCSGCQVAYETIHGCGLADYYALRERFGSGHASTGRVNKRYAAYDSQSFLDKHTTEADSGLRRIEFRLEGVHCAACVWLVERLPHIAPGVVEARLSLGASRARITWDPQGVTLSTIATTLDRLGYAPHPARDGSARAAAGIAERRRLVNMAIAGALAGNNMLIATALYAGVFDGIEAQFATLFRWLSLAIGWLSLIWPGQTFFRGAWAAWRARTANLDQPIALALAIGAVAGTMNVLLDRGEVYFDSLSALVFLLLVGRFLQARQQRWAQESVGLMLSMTPDECHMVRDGVLIDESIDTLQSGDLVEVRAGELFPADGVVTQGESAIDQSLLTGESQPTPVAIGDAVCAGAQNVAATLCVRVDTVGAATRIGRLVSLVEEGLAAKPPIIQMADRIAGRFIVVVVTLAIANLAWWWSTVGLEPGIDATVALLIVACPCALGLATPLTMAVAIGSGAKRGMLIKSAAVLEKLASVGPNCPGRLFVDKTGTLTSGKMRVEAYHGDDRLRVWIAAIESESNHPIARAIVADLPSVGPEARQQVRQRQEKHGFGVTARTPVGQLLVSSPRFAAENAVAIAEHHHEIVQLGLERGMTVVLAAVDGRCEAVLWLKDQLHADSRERLQWLRDAGWRTAILSGDASGPVRLAAEAVGVDGNDAHSEMAPEEKLARVREATLAGNGVVMMVGDGVNDATSLAAADIGVAVHGGAEASLVAADVYLTEAGVGRLVELVDLSRRTLGVMRRNLAISLTYNTVAVSLAAIGWITPLAAALLMPLSSLSVLASAASLANRRSTKRE, from the coding sequence GTGAACGCTGTTCTAGACGCAACTGATAACGAGACACGTAGCAAATCTGCCAGGCGCGGCTGTCACCATTGTGGTCTACCGGTGCCCGAGGCGCTCTTCATCGCCGACGCCACGGAGCAGTTTTGTTGCAGTGGGTGCCAAGTCGCTTACGAGACCATCCACGGCTGCGGTTTAGCCGACTATTACGCGTTGCGCGAACGCTTCGGTTCCGGGCATGCTTCCACTGGGAGGGTAAACAAACGCTACGCCGCCTACGACTCTCAATCGTTTCTCGATAAGCACACGACCGAAGCGGACTCGGGGCTTCGCCGTATCGAGTTCCGCCTCGAAGGTGTCCACTGTGCGGCGTGCGTGTGGCTAGTCGAGCGACTGCCGCATATCGCGCCGGGCGTTGTCGAGGCGCGGTTGTCGCTCGGAGCGTCGCGGGCCCGGATCACTTGGGACCCGCAAGGCGTCACACTTTCGACGATAGCGACGACGCTCGACCGACTCGGCTACGCGCCACACCCGGCCCGCGACGGGTCGGCCCGCGCTGCGGCGGGCATTGCAGAACGGCGGCGCTTGGTGAACATGGCGATCGCCGGCGCCTTGGCGGGCAATAACATGTTGATCGCCACGGCGCTCTACGCGGGCGTCTTCGACGGCATCGAAGCGCAGTTCGCGACGCTCTTCCGTTGGCTGAGCTTGGCGATCGGCTGGCTGTCGCTCATCTGGCCGGGGCAGACCTTCTTCCGCGGCGCGTGGGCCGCTTGGCGGGCACGGACAGCGAACCTCGACCAGCCAATCGCCCTTGCCCTAGCCATCGGAGCAGTTGCCGGCACGATGAACGTGCTGCTCGATCGCGGCGAAGTCTACTTCGATTCGCTCAGCGCCCTGGTGTTCCTCCTGCTCGTGGGGCGGTTCTTACAAGCACGTCAGCAGCGCTGGGCGCAAGAGTCCGTTGGCCTGATGCTTTCGATGACCCCCGACGAGTGCCACATGGTGCGCGACGGCGTATTGATCGACGAGTCAATCGACACGTTACAATCCGGTGACCTTGTCGAAGTACGAGCGGGCGAGCTCTTTCCCGCCGACGGCGTTGTCACGCAAGGCGAGTCGGCGATCGATCAGTCGCTACTCACCGGTGAGTCGCAGCCGACGCCTGTCGCTATCGGCGACGCGGTCTGCGCGGGCGCACAGAACGTAGCCGCTACGCTGTGTGTGCGAGTCGATACAGTTGGCGCCGCGACGCGGATTGGCAGGCTCGTGTCGCTGGTCGAAGAGGGCCTCGCCGCTAAGCCGCCAATCATCCAGATGGCCGATCGCATCGCGGGGCGGTTCATCGTGGTCGTCGTGACTCTCGCTATCGCCAACCTCGCCTGGTGGTGGAGCACGGTGGGCCTTGAGCCCGGCATCGACGCTACGGTCGCGCTGTTGATCGTTGCGTGCCCCTGCGCCCTGGGCTTGGCGACGCCGCTCACAATGGCCGTAGCGATCGGCAGCGGAGCCAAACGGGGCATGCTCATCAAGAGCGCCGCGGTCCTCGAGAAGCTGGCGAGCGTCGGCCCCAACTGTCCTGGCCGACTCTTCGTCGATAAGACCGGCACGCTCACCAGCGGCAAGATGCGCGTCGAGGCATACCACGGCGATGACCGGCTGCGCGTTTGGATTGCGGCCATCGAATCAGAATCAAACCACCCTATCGCCAGAGCCATCGTGGCGGACCTTCCATCCGTCGGACCCGAGGCACGGCAACAAGTGCGTCAGCGGCAAGAGAAGCACGGCTTCGGCGTAACAGCGCGCACGCCAGTTGGCCAGTTGCTAGTAAGTTCGCCTCGATTCGCGGCTGAGAATGCCGTTGCGATTGCAGAACACCACCACGAGATAGTTCAGCTGGGCCTGGAGCGCGGCATGACCGTGGTGCTCGCCGCCGTGGACGGGCGTTGCGAGGCAGTGTTATGGTTGAAGGATCAATTGCACGCCGACTCGCGCGAGCGCCTCCAGTGGCTCCGTGACGCCGGCTGGCGCACGGCGATCCTGTCGGGTGATGCGTCGGGGCCGGTGCGTTTAGCGGCGGAAGCGGTCGGCGTCGATGGCAACGACGCTCACAGCGAGATGGCGCCTGAGGAGAAGCTGGCTCGCGTCCGTGAGGCGACACTAGCCGGCAACGGCGTTGTCATGATGGTAGGCGATGGCGTGAACGACGCCACTTCGCTAGCGGCCGCCGACATCGGCGTCGCGGTGCACGGCGGCGCCGAGGCGTCGCTCGTTGCGGCCGACGTGTACCTAACCGAGGCTGGCGTTGGCCGCTTGGTGGAGCTGGTGGACCTCAGCCGTCGGACACTCGGCGTGATGCGACGCAACCTCGCCATCTCGCTAACCTACAACACGGTCGCCGTGTCGCTCGCGGCGATCGGTTGGATCACTCCCCTGGCCGCCGCGCTGCTCATGCCCCTCAGCTCGCTATCGGTCTTGGCGTCAGCGGCGAGCTTGGCGAACCGACGCTCTACGAAAAGGGAGTAA
- a CDS encoding anthranilate synthase component II: MILVLDNYDSFVHNLARYVRLAGYETQVVRSDAIDADGVAALSPEALVLSPGPGTPANAGCCVELVRQFSDTLPILGVCLGHQAIVEAFGGRVVRTAEPLHGRTSLIRHDCGKLFAGAPSPLTVCRYHSLIAEAETLPDCLRATAWTDDGVVMAVEHRSRPIFGVQFHPEAILTEAGQLLIRNFCGAIREE; encoded by the coding sequence ATGATCCTTGTGCTCGACAATTACGACAGCTTCGTCCACAACCTGGCGCGGTACGTCCGGCTCGCCGGGTACGAGACACAAGTCGTCCGGAGCGACGCGATCGACGCCGACGGCGTCGCGGCGTTGTCTCCCGAAGCCTTAGTGCTCTCGCCCGGTCCCGGAACGCCGGCTAACGCAGGATGCTGCGTCGAACTCGTGCGCCAATTCAGCGATACCTTGCCGATCCTTGGCGTCTGTCTTGGTCACCAAGCAATCGTCGAAGCCTTCGGCGGCCGTGTCGTCCGCACCGCGGAACCACTGCACGGACGGACTTCGTTGATACGCCACGATTGCGGCAAACTCTTCGCCGGCGCCCCGTCACCGCTGACGGTTTGTCGTTATCACTCGCTAATTGCCGAGGCAGAGACGCTTCCCGACTGCCTCCGCGCGACGGCGTGGACCGACGATGGTGTGGTGATGGCCGTCGAACACCGCAGCCGCCCGATCTTCGGCGTGCAGTTCCACCCCGAGGCGATCCTCACCGAGGCGGGGCAATTGCTCATCCGCAACTTCTGCGGCGCCATTCGCGAAGAGTAA